Part of the Toxotes jaculatrix isolate fToxJac2 chromosome 8, fToxJac2.pri, whole genome shotgun sequence genome is shown below.
ATCAGTGATACTAGGACAATGTGAAGACCAGTCAGCTTGATGTACCACAAATTGCACCACAGCAAGAGCTGAATCTGATGGGCAGAATCACTATCAGCTTCCCTATCAGCGTTCACTATCAGCAGAGCATGTGGGAAACCCGTCTCTGTTCTCAGACAGCTGCTGATCCCAGCAGATCCCAAACTCTGATTTGACTCAAAGCTGCTGATCAGCGGAACCTGAGAAACATGAAGTTCACACTTTAACATTGTGAAGGTGATATTAGAACATCAAGGTGACTATTCTGTTATTTATGTTGTAGCTACTTTGAAACTGGTGTAAAAGTTTGCATATTTCTCATCTATAATGCTTCTATCTATGATGCTTCTCTCCAGAGAATAAGGTGACAGATTATGGATGTTGTTGAATGTCTGCTGAGTCCAtctctttggtccagactaaaCTATTTCAACAACCACTGGATGGATGTCCataaaattttgtacagacagtcCAGAGGATAAATCCTTCTGAcattggtgatcctctgacttttcatctcgCGCCACCATGAACCACCGGAATGAAATGTCTTAACAGCTTTAGGGCATATTACAGAGAAATTTGGTTCATGTCCCCCTTATGATGaactgtgtaactgtgtggcgccatcatcaggtcaaaagtttaatttgtccaataatTTGGTTTATAACACAAAAGGCATTCCCGCCAGCCTCAGCTGAAATTTTGCGCTAAATagctaatgctaacatgctaacacactagCGAAGAAggtgaacattaaaaaaatatacaccaacattagcatgttagcatgctgacattaacatcatagactgtataagacatggacgtagcacctgTGACGTCACCAACTGGTTTTGGAGTCGGTTTTGTAACCAAACCATGGggatttgagctgcgccatctttttagtgggagtgtactttccatttTTGGCGAAGAgtcggttactctacgggtcagccggggtcagccgaccgagaacccggccacttagctcggagcaactcGGAGCTAgtctaaggctaatcagctaggctaacaagctaagtggcagctacacgcagctacatacACTACACGACAGTCCCGGAGTCCGACCAGACTAGCTCGATctcgtgtaaccgcgacacagcATAcgacagagatcataatgttgctgctgtgttttaaacatgactgtttcagatagagaagTTTTAGGTCAaactgcagggtttggtggcgttgtggggggaaatgtatttctagcctattatttaactgtgaaacaatcattattatttcatattgataaaatatattaaaacgttaaaaacattattattattgtcattattattgatgataacaataaaaaaatattgataataataatatattaaaatgtttaagatttaatatttaccggctttcaccgctgcctccacccactatccacttacagcagcaaacaaacaaccgcagtcgcttactgacggagctgctctgtccatgcaatgtcaaactttttaaacagaaaaatgagacgaaataaaattgcagcctagtattcccgcaataaacggactctgagagcacggaacacaccgcaaaaGCGTTCCAAATATTatctgctccggtcctctatctgtatcagcagcgaccataaatcggcaattaagtcataagccagcggctaaatatgctaatacatgctaattagtgcaaacatccaggtaaaatagtgagaaatgtacttaccgaaaaaactgcaacacagactccttcgatgATCGGTTAGtgcagtctacactacaacaagccacattgtcacaaaaacctatccgaacattggcaaacaaacaccgCTGGAGGTatccggaggcctctggatgtagccgcctagcccagccgatgctttagcaaagagctaactgccagagcctgtctatggggctgtcactcaacgtaacctcgtcttaatttatgtaagaattttaagcctaaataacaaaaacaaaaaatgtaccaggctgtaaatatgttttttttggctgtaaagttggctattttaacatgggggtcaatggagaattgctcacttctggagccagcccccagcgtcagccgaggaactgcagctttttgaacgcggaagtgaggTAGGTTAAGTTTCACCTCTGAAACCTAcgactgccccccccccccccccccccccccccccccgccttgGTGCTAACTATaatcttcttcttttctgagTTGTTAGGCAGGTCAAACATGCTTCTATTGATTTGGATAGATAATACTTtgtaaaacaagaaacaaatgtgtttttaaataaaatcatatcatttattttacaaatttgCACAATAATGGAATAGTGGTGAACACTCATACAAGTAAACACAGCTAATAATGTGTGTAGCCTGACACACctgtctcaaacacacacacatgcacgcacacacacacgcacatacatacagCATCATGTACAGCATATACAGTACCTGATGTACATATTAACACAGCCTCATATACGGCACACAGgttacagacacacaggtacatacTTCCAAAGCATTTCGCCTCCTTCCTTCAAGTGTAAATCAGATCAGATTTTGTCCATCTTTCCcacttcacacactcacaatatCTCAACGACTCAGTGTCTTTACTCAAGCAATCAAACCAAAAGAGGTGAAGTGTGAAATGTACACATAAAGGTGAGTGCTGTCCACAGATGGACATTTGTGTTTGCAGCGGAGGTGATACTTGTAGAATTTGACAGTATATAAGAGGCCCCACAGTGGGAGTGAGTCATACAAACAGGGCAGCTCTCAGACCATGGATATGTCTATTAAACAAGGAAAAACATGGCTTAAAGTTTTTAAAAGCatctttttgtttagtttttgtttcccCAATTTCAGGGCAGTGATTCATATATAACCTTTTGTTATATATGAATGGTTTGTGGTACTGACTTTGGACTTGTGATTAATAGCATTTTATTTCAATATTGAGCAAACTACAAAATTTTCTGAAAGCTAATGGTAAGACCTTAATGAGACAAACCATAGGCTGCTAGGTAGtacactgttttctgtttttagcatTTGGTGTGTTAAGTAGAGAAGAAATGATAAAAACtttacaaaaactcaaaaaatattagaaaaaggCTTTGATTGTCTTCACGCAATTCTTTGTGAGGAGAGATCTCCATAAGCATtttgacaaaaaatattttataagtTTTATTGTACTCAATGGAGGATGGGGGcggggtgggtgtggggggaGGGGTTAGGACTGAAGATGGGTGAGGAGGGAAGAAGGCAGACAACAGTACAGTGAAATCTAGTGAAAAACTTTGAGGAAACATTTAGGTCCTCATTCTCCTTAGCAACTCCCTAAACTCACTTTAACCCGGACTCCAGCTCCCATGGCGCATCGCTGTTCTGTTATTTGTCTTGAGTGACTGGAAGAAAAAATCCGATCTTCTTTTTCATCCCTTCTGGTTGTAGTGTCAGGTTTATCAGAGTACACAGCAACTCTCTAGGCtgattctctttttcttttggcttAAAATGTGCTCTGTGAACATAACATCCGTGTTGCAGAAACCAGACACAACAAGCAGAAGAATGTGAAAACCATAGATATCCATGGTACAGGTTGTTCTGTTCTGAATTCACACCTCCACCTGTCCCTGCGTCAGATGGGCCCTGAGCTGCTGGGCCGCACTGACGATCTTCCTCTGGTGTCCCAGCAGGTTCACTCCAAGATTCTGGACATCACTGAAGGACAGAACAGATAAACCAGGGAGATAAGTTCAACGCTTCAGCTTGTTGTGTACTTTGATATTTTTCAGGACAGTACTGGTGGTTTAATGTTCAGTCTATAAATGCATTTCATTGATAGTCACATAACCCTGAGGCTTTTTATGAACAGTGTTGCTCGTGGTCAATTcttaaattatatttaattacTTTGTCTACTATTCAATTTAAcctgaaaaaaagtgaaaatatacaAAGTACTTTGACAAGCCTAAGTATGTTCAAGATAAGAGAGTTTAAAAATTGGATGCAACATATTGGCCAGTATTAATTTTTACTGAATATAGACAACTGGATATTGAATACAGTTAATTTTACGCTTAAAATTTAATACAATATTTAACATAAACATCAGTGACATTAAATAATGGTGACTGACATCAGTGTTGTCCTGGCATGGTCATAAAGATGTAAGCAGTGAGTAGAAACCTACCTTTAATCCAAAATTAATAGTCAACATAAAAGCATTTAATTCATGAGCTAGAACAAAACAAGGACAAGAAAATCTTGGTAGTAGTCCTATAGTTTCATGAACttacatgttgtttttaagCCACTGAATCTCAAATTTTAGATGAGTCATGATCAGCCCCTCAGGGGCCTGTTTTCTGAATCCTTTGGTTTGtcttttgaactcttttgtgggcATCTGGAGTTTTTGGACTCTGGTTTAGTTTAAGTGCGGatagtttttcctgttttattttgaagttatagcccttgtgtatcttgtcttagtctacttcctgtgtttgtctagtttcccttcatttgtgattgtctgccccaccctaattggttGCACCTGTTGCCTATTACCTCATGTAAGTCTTGTTGTTCCCCCTGTATCCTTgccagtttgtctgtttgttcctGTACCTTGCATTTTCCCCCTCATAGACTTACTTTGGTTGCCTTTTGATcccaagtaaggacttttggagtttgctttgtgttttatgtttccagcctttttccatcctttgtggatgatttttagttcttttgttgtctggccctggactcttccagtgattttgagtttaattaaaagacttttagtttactcatcGCCTGTCCCggggtttctgcatttgggtcctctttTCCCTTGTTTTCCTGGCTGCCCGGTCGTGACAGGatgccaggttttttttttatagtggaCTAACATGAATAAAAGGTCATGACTCTATAAAAGGAAGGAAATCAATCTCAAAACATTTAATGTGCTTTGAAAGTGGTGGACAGTAACATAACATAAAGATTTGCTGCTCAAAAACTACCAGTTTTCTTATTTGATATGAGAGTTACAGTAATGGTCATCCATACTCACTCCATGTTGAGCTTGCTGACTCTGTCTAAAGTGTCCAGGTGTGCCCGATCAAACTCATCCTGATACCTCTCCATCCTCAACACCTTCAGCCAATCACTGACTGTCGCCACTGATGATAAGTCTGTGGGGGTGGGGCTGAGCAGCGTCTGAGAACAGCTTCTGTAATGCAGGCAAATGTCAAAAATGAGAGTATTAGAATCCATAAAATAGCAGATTGTACATCACCTGCTGCTTCTGATATATTTGGTGCAAGTGTTTGCCAGAAGCTGCCGCCTCACCGAGTTGGCTCCGCCTTGAGGGAGGCAGGGTGTCTGATGAGCCTATCCAAGGAGGACAGGAGGGTGTCGAAGCCTGGCCGGTCCCCTCGATCGGCCTGCCAGCACTTAAGCATTAGAGAGTGGAGGGCAGGGGGGCAGTTGTGGGGGGCAGGGAGACGATACTGGTCTGCTACTGCCTTCATCACCtgcaaagagaaggagagagagacttgAGACATAAGTAGGGCAGATGGCGTGAGGAGTCTTGTGTAATTGCCTTACATAAAAGGTCACGGACCACTGAAGGCCTGCAAAATGTGACTAAGAGGAAATTATGCAAATTCCAGCTGCCTGACATTTTGTCACcatttaaatgtgtctgtggaataaagaaagagggagacagcaaTAAAGTACATTCACTGTAGAGGAGTagttgtagatttttttttttttttaagcactttAGTTACTTTCCTTTAGTTGTCCCGTGTTTTAAGAAAGTACACTTCTATTCCTctagaatagaaaaaaaagtaaaatattctACGTTACACCCCTTTGTGAATCTAAGGGCTGATTTGTAGAACAAGGTTTTACTTGTAAAACAGTTAGCTCCAAACACGATATGCATTCGCGATATAAAATACTTGGTGGGACAGACTGGAAAGACTTTTAGTTTTAATTGCATATTATTATAGTGTAGTAGCTAAAGCTGTTCTTAAGTTAAGCTTTGAGTGCTTTTCCATCAATAATTCATTATAACTTCTCCTGCTCAGGCAGAATTTTCTTTCATACTCACTTCTTGATTGCTCATGTCCCAGTATGGACGCTCTCcgtatgacatcacttcccaCATCAGTATGCCAAAGCTCCAGACATCACTGGCTGAGCTGAACTTGCGATGCTGAAAAGCTTCTGGTGCTGTCCACCTCACAGGAATCTTGCTGCCCTGATGGAGAACAATagaggacaaagacagaagcagtgAAGCGATGGTTAAAGAAACCACACCAAAGAAATTCCCTCTCCCAGAACCTACCAGTGAGGCAGTGTATGTAGGTATGTTGTGGTCCAGGCCCCTCATGAGTCGGGACAGGCCAAAGTCAGACACTTTACACACCAGGTTGGAGTTGACCAGCACGTTTCTGGCTGCCAGGTCCCGGTGGACAAAATTTCTCTCAGAGAGGTAACGCATCCCTGCACCAACCCCTCTGAGCATCCCAACAAGCTGGAGGACGCTGAACTGGCCCTCATTTTCCTGAGGGAAATAAAATGGTAGGATGGAGGAGGcaaagaagattttttttggtttatagtgcagttaaataaatgtgcattCACAAACAGCAAGCCACTGATGCCAGCTGttgacagtgtgttgttttctcaCCCTGAGGAATGCATCCAGTGGCCCGTTCTCCATAAATTCAGTGATGATCCTCTCTGGAGGGCTACGAGTGACCACACCTTCCAGCTTCAGGACGTTGGGGTGGTCAAACTGGCCCAAGACCCCTGCTTCACTGAGAaacatccctctctccctgtcggACGCCCCCCAGCGAAGAGTCTTCACCGCTACCAGCACCTCCCTGCGACCCATAGGACGGTAACGACCTCTGGAAACCTCACCAAACTGAGCTGGAgtagagaggaggtggaacagaTTACACTGTGTTGACCATTGTCACATAACTACAATAAGatttgaaagaaacaaaagcctGGGGCCTACCTGAACCGATCACCTCTTCAATCTTGAGGTGGGTGGGATCTATCTCACGGGCGAACTCTTTGACCGCCTCACTGGGGTCCTCATAAGTGGATGGGTCCACGTAATATTTTACTCCACCTGGAATTAAAGAGCTATTTTTAGAACTAAGTCTGGCTTGTTTTCAACTtcattttcaacatttaaacAGAATTATTATCATGGTACTAGTTTGGGATGATTTTATTGAACAACAAAAGACCTACTGTGCTTTAAAAGTACGCTACTCCTAAGaattaataatattttattacagGAAAGTTGAGttctatttcaaaataagttttttttctaaggGGAAAAAATAGACTCAATTCAAacacataaaattaaatataccTATGCTCACCTCGGTTACTAATGTACCTCTGGAGTCTGTCGCTGTACGGACTCTCCCTCCTCTTACTGCCacgaaaacacaaacaaaatgtgtgaatgtgcacatgattaaaaaaaacatcacatgtcTGATCTTATGCACAGATTAAGCACCTACCTGCGAAATACCACCACGACAACAATGGCTGCCACAACAAGGAGAAATGCTGCTCCACCCATCACTGACCCCACCAGCAGAGGAAGCCGATTCTGGATCTGCTGTGAATGTTCCTCTGtgggaaagaaagtgaaaagtcTATATTACCTGTAATATCTGTCATCAAGGTCATCAACACCACCTGTTCAGTTGTGTGTAAATTACAGTAATGCACTTTGACTGAAATGGAGTTCACTGGTATTAAATGGGTGTAGTACCCAGAGGCAGTGTGGTGAAGTAGATGGTGTTGCTGTAGGGGCCGTAGCCTCGTTCATTTCGAGCTCTGATCTGGAAGGCATAGATGGAGCCGGGAATCAGAGAGTTGACGGTCACGGTGTTGGTCTCACtgtacacactcacagcactgTCCACATCTGAACCCTGAGGGACCCAGAAGAAGGACATTTGGAGACTCTCTTGACATTAGTTTGGGCTTCTGAGTGCAAACATGTACTGTGTCCTTGGTAAAAACAAGTTTGTGTGCGCATCTGTAGTTGTGAATTTGTGCGTACCTTATCATAGTATCTGAGTTGATACTCCAGGATGTCTCCATTGGGCCGGTCTGGCTGAGGCCATGAAAGAGTAATGGAGTCTGGGGCTCTACTCAgctggtgcatcatgggaactgTACTGGGAACTGTGggggacaaacagaaaaccGATGTGTTAGCTGGACTGTAGCTTTCTCTGAGAAAGGTTAAAGCACCCTCTGGATCATCCCACAACTCGTGAGCTATAGTTCTGTTTAAGTGACTGACCACATGGGGTCAGCATTACAGAGCCTGTGGAGGATATTTAGTGAGAAAGAAAGTGGAGTGGAGTTTTTATGGAGCACCAAGCAGGATCTTGTTACAGTGACTGTGCTGGCTAGACCGGCCGAAGAGAACTTTCCAGCATTCCATCCATTTTATCAATAAACTCagagagcacacacaaaaagatttCAGATAATTTGGGTACATTGAAAGTTCTAATCAATTTTGATCAATTTCTTAGAAAATTGTATAATGGTGTACTTTGTCTGCACAATGCCCcattcttctctcctctccccactcatctatctctctctgtctgtctttttgtcttcctgtttctcatttgtctctttcctcctccacagtgACTATAATGGGATCTGACAGGGTACTGTAACCTCGAGCAACCTCCTGTCCAGAAAGCAATGGCAGAAaagatggagcagagagagacagagacagacacacacagatacacacgcaGTATCTacacaaacatcatcatcacagcatCTCGTCCTCTTTCATCTCATCCTTCTCGCAGTCTCTGTCCCGTGCTCACCTGACTGGCTTGTAGTGAAATTGATGCTTGCGTATCGAGCTGAAAAAGGACTCAAAGCTGACACTTCATTCATGGCTTGCACCTGTcaatgagaaaaacacacagatgtgacaTACAAAGCTTTTTTCTATTTACTTTTATGACGTGCTCCAATGTTTGAGAAACAAAGCCTGACATGTGCTGCTGTCTCGCTCAGTCATCAAAAACCAGTAAATGGGAAATATCTGTCCACTATCAATAAGAAATAAGCTGTGATTTAGGTTGAGCTACATCAAgctaaataataaatgtttgtgtgtatttgctgatGTGGAGCTCAAGGAATAATACAGCACAGATGACCCGCATCATCTGAGGCTCCAGGAACTGTTTTGCCATTCACAGAAATTACTTAAAAACAACTTCCAACAGGCTCGAATGATTCAGTCCAAACATTCACCAGTAAACCCAGCACAGCAAACAGTTCAGGTTAAAACAGCAGTAACAGTAAAATCAACTCTCATAGAGAATTTGTATTTACAAGGCGATAACAAAAAATGGTTTGTGTCTTTAACTGACCATTTTCCACAGTACCTGTATGAGATAAGTGACTCTGGTCAGCAGGTTGTTAAGGGTGACCTTGGTTTGTTTCAGGTTCGTCTGGGAGGGACTGAAGGTGACGCCCTCCCCACACCAGGAGCATGATGCCGGGTTGGTGAATGTGGGTGAGGGGCAGATCCGACACACCACCCCATACCACACTTCACTGCGGCCTCCCATGTCCACTGGAGGGCGCCACCTTAAGGACACCCCACCATCACCGCTCTCATACTCCCAAGAGAGAGACACCGgtgcagagggaggagctgagaaGTagcaaagagaggcagagagatcgGGAGGGGTTTGACATTCATAATGTAAGCGGTGGACACTTAGATGGAAGCATCTGCTAAAAAGTTTAAGATATGAAAGAAGCCGCATGCTGGCAAAGAGAttcaacaaagtaaaaataatggAAAGAACTTTGTAAAACAAAGTTTGGCAGTGAGGCATTTTAAACTAAGCAGGCATAGAAACTAAatacttcacattttttttctgctgatgtaATTAAATGTCCATTATACtgtgacttaaaaaaaagaggaagaattCTGGTCACTGACAGTAGATCTTGGTTCTCACAGTCTGAGTAAATGACTCCACTGAGGCCCCTTGCACACCTCCCAGAAAGCCaggcataaacaaacaaacacacaaagctcacTTGTGCAGGCAGAAGAGTTGGCATCGTTGGCTGCACGGTAAAAGCCACTGCGACATTCACACACTCTTGATCCCTCCTGGCTGGTTCTACTGTTGGGGGGACACACCGAGCAAGGAACCGAGCCCGAAACAGACTTGAAGTAGCCCACAGgacaggctgcagagagacaagaagagacacaaagagggTTGAGCTTTACATACCATTTATAATCAATTAAATGAAGTGtcataaaagtaaaattaaaattaaattataacTACTAGTACTTATGTTCATTTTTGACCTTAGAAACAGCAGTTGAGCAAATAATCTTAACTAAAGATGGAGTATTGCTCAGTTGTCACAGAACTTTAGAAGATCCATGAGAGCTTGAGAACAAGCGCGTAAGTGAACCTTGAGATAAGACTGTTTTGTCAACTGATTAAGGATCAAGTTTGGTTTATGATAACAGATTCATTGATAAAggaatgtataaataaatggtgtacaaaaaggaaaagattCAGTATAAATTAATCTCAAATACTTAACCAACATCCTTGATTAAGtcactgatatttaaaaaaatatttgaacttcataaaaaataaaataataaaataatacacagtATTTTGTGATATACACAGTTTGTGTAATTCTTACATGTCTCGccctttttttatttggtcAGTTCTGTCCAAGACAAAATCAAACACCAGGTACTATTTTTGGGTAAAGTATCAATTTCAGCTTGGCTTGTGGTTCCCTTTGAGTCAAAAGTTCAtctaaaacacagcagcctgttttttgttgttggctTTGTGCAGCACAGTCATTTACTTGTGTTTACAGAGGAAGTGGCCTCCGTTAGCAGAGAACAGCAAAACcgccagtcacacacacaacttcacaaTGACCACACTGACCTTGCATCAGTGTTTAGGGAAATACCCATGTTTGTTTCCTTCATCTTTGTAAGATAAGAAGATAGATACCACTCACATGTATGTATGGTAAATATAAATCTACCACCAGCtgtcagttagcttagcttagcacaagaACTGGAAACAGGGGGGGAAGTTAGCCTAGCCTagcaaaaacacactgtaatacAAATTATTCATCATTCTTGATGCTGAGGACAATAATTAAAACTCCAGTGTCCACTTTTTGAGCTTTGTTTTTTGAGCTGTGGTAAAGTCTTCACCACAAGCTATAAAGCTAGTAAGTAGAGAAATTAAGTGTCACATATTGCTGTTTACCTGTAAAAACTCTGTCTCCTCCAAGCTGGTTTAATAATTAGGAGAAGCGAAAATAAGTTGATTCTGAATGACTCTGAATTGAGGACCATATTATAGAAAATGATGAGTTAGGAGTTATTCCTAAATCTGAATCAGCCGCTGAACGGCATAAAACTAGTAACACCCCCAAGTAAAGTGATGCATCACACTGAGTAATTTCTATGTAGTCCCTTCATCGCTTCATGATTATCAGACCATTACCAACCCTTTCTGTGCCCCCTCGAGTGAAGTGACACCATACTGAGCATTACCAAAATGTGTTATACAGAATATCAAATCAATTCAAGTTCACTGCACGCAAAATTATTTCTttctcacacaagcacacacacacaaacacacacacacacacacattaaaaatacCATTTGAACCTGCAGGCTGTTGTCCTGAACTGATGTGCTTTACGGTGGGAAATATGTGAAAAGTGCCAATTGTTAATGTCAACAGCAGGACAGCTGAGCACGGAGGTcaaggtgacacacacactgtgccgCCGCCTGCCAGAGCCTCGAGTGCTTGTCCTGAACAGGACTATGAGAATATTGTGAGCACTGCTTCTGGTTTGGTCTGCTGCCATttttacactgtatgtgtgtgtgagtgtgtgtgtgtgtgtgtgtgcgtgtgtgtgtgtgtgtgtgtgtgattctgtaTGAGTCAATGCCCAAAGCAGCAGTATCAACTAAAGGTTGCATCGATCAAAAAAAGGTCCCTTTGTCTGTAAGC
Proteins encoded:
- the ephb6 gene encoding ephrin type-B receptor 5 isoform X2; amino-acid sequence: MWSVFLSLCLFFQPNSAEEVMLLDTTESTSELGWTTYPDTGWDEVSVLDDRGKLIRTFEVCNVNQNPRLQDNWLATPFLYRHSAPRVFVTLRFSVRDCASLRSPSPTCRETLTLYYKQANSQRELERTWVAEPSSKEKETREGWVKIDTIAADKSFSKVEPSSPHQYQPNRYSRINVKTRSFAPLTRNGFVLAIVDSGACVSLMGVSIFYRRCPATSLYLASYPATPSGAEPTALVPVNGTCVAHSKAQGGTHPRMHCNAEGEWMVPVGGCVCDEGYEPNLNGSACLACPVGYFKSVSGSVPCSVCPPNSRTSQEGSRVCECRSGFYRAANDANSSACTTPPSAPVSLSWEYESGDGGVSLRWRPPVDMGGRSEVWYGVVCRICPSPTFTNPASCSWCGEGVTFSPSQTNLKQTKVTLNNLLTRVTYLIQVQAMNEVSALSPFSARYASINFTTSQSVPSTVPMMHQLSRAPDSITLSWPQPDRPNGDILEYQLRYYDKGSDVDSAVSVYSETNTVTVNSLIPGSIYAFQIRARNERGYGPYSNTIYFTTLPLEEHSQQIQNRLPLLVGSVMGGAAFLLVVAAIVVVVVFRSKRRESPYSDRLQRYISNRGGVKYYVDPSTYEDPSEAVKEFAREIDPTHLKIEEVIGSAQFGEVSRGRYRPMGRREVLVAVKTLRWGASDRERGMFLSEAGVLGQFDHPNVLKLEGVVTRSPPERIITEFMENGPLDAFLRENEGQFSVLQLVGMLRGVGAGMRYLSERNFVHRDLAARNVLVNSNLVCKVSDFGLSRLMRGLDHNIPTYTASLGSKIPVRWTAPEAFQHRKFSSASDVWSFGILMWEVMSYGERPYWDMSNQEVMKAVADQYRLPAPHNCPPALHSLMLKCWQADRGDRPGFDTLLSSLDRLIRHPASLKAEPTRSCSQTLLSPTPTDLSSVATVSDWLKVLRMERYQDEFDRAHLDTLDRVSKLNMDDVQNLGVNLLGHQRKIVSAAQQLRAHLTQGQVEV
- the ephb6 gene encoding ephrin type-B receptor 5 isoform X1, whose product is MWSVFLSLCLFFQPNSAEEVMLLDTTESTSELGWTTYPDTGWDEVSVLDDRGKLIRTFEVCNVNQNPRLQDNWLATPFLYRHSAPRVFVTLRFSVRDCASLRSPSPTCRETLTLYYKQANSQRELERTWVAEPSSKEKETREGWVKIDTIAADKSFSKVEPSSPHQYQPNRYSRINVKTRSFAPLTRNGFVLAIVDSGACVSLMGVSIFYRRCPATSLYLASYPATPSGAEPTALVPVNGTCVAHSKAQGGTHPRMHCNAEGEWMVPVGGCVCDEGYEPNLNGSACLACPVGYFKSVSGSVPCSVCPPNSRTSQEGSRVCECRSGFYRAANDANSSACTTPPSAPVSLSWEYESGDGGVSLRWRPPVDMGGRSEVWYGVVCRICPSPTFTNPASCSWCGEGVTFSPSQTNLKQTKVTLNNLLTRVTYLIQVQAMNEVSALSPFSARYASINFTTSQSVPSTVPMMHQLSRAPDSITLSWPQPDRPNGDILEYQLRYYDKGSDVDSAVSVYSETNTVTVNSLIPGSIYAFQIRARNERGYGPYSNTIYFTTLPLEEHSQQIQNRLPLLVGSVMGGAAFLLVVAAIVVVVVFRSKRRESPYSDRLQRYISNRGGVKYYVDPSTYEDPSEAVKEFAREIDPTHLKIEEVIGSAQFGEVSRGRYRPMGRREVLVAVKTLRWGASDRERGMFLSEAGVLGQFDHPNVLKLEGVVTRSPPERIITEFMENGPLDAFLRENEGQFSVLQLVGMLRGVGAGMRYLSERNFVHRDLAARNVLVNSNLVCKVSDFGLSRLMRGLDHNIPTYTASLVGSGRGNFFGVVSLTIASLLLSLSSIVLHQGSKIPVRWTAPEAFQHRKFSSASDVWSFGILMWEVMSYGERPYWDMSNQEVMKAVADQYRLPAPHNCPPALHSLMLKCWQADRGDRPGFDTLLSSLDRLIRHPASLKAEPTRSCSQTLLSPTPTDLSSVATVSDWLKVLRMERYQDEFDRAHLDTLDRVSKLNMDDVQNLGVNLLGHQRKIVSAAQQLRAHLTQGQVEV